From the genome of Monomorium pharaonis isolate MP-MQ-018 chromosome 1, ASM1337386v2, whole genome shotgun sequence:
ttcttttaataaattttaaacagattttttataattaataacatttgttagaaacaaagaaatatatgctatCGAATAGTTGAACAATAaacggtttattaaatttaaagaaatctttctctccgtGTGCAATCTACTAAAAGTATTACAATGTCCCAGACATTAACGAGATATTTAAAGtgcttattattataatagaaaaattagtaACGATAACTTTCagctttttacaattttacaatattacaaaaacttgaaaggtgtaaaaaaaattctgtaattttattaataaatgtatgttcgtaaaatattttgcagattTGTCCTGTAATTGGAACTCGGTCTATAATTACGACGTCACCTTACTCGTTATATCTTATCGATCGGCAAATAAAACTCACATTTTTacggttttatttttattgcccGTTTGACAGCCAAAGTTATCGCCAAAGAGAGGAAGAATATCGTTCGCTTTAGAGCTAATCCACGACGGCATCTCGCCAGCGGCTGAGGATTTATCCGGCCGCAACAAAGCTGGCAGCGCTTTAAACCACAGCACACTGCACTCCATTtgccctccctcccccttgCCGCATCCTCCCTCCCGCGTGCATGCGTGAAATGCTTTTAAAGCGCAATCGTTCGTACGTTGACTCGGCGGAACGATTGCGTGTGCTCGGGCGAGGCGTCTCCGTCCCCTCGCGAGGATAAGCGAGGAGCCCTCGAGTATGGGGTGGGGGAGGAGACGAGGATCTTTTCTCGTATCATTCGGGATTACGCGTCTCGTATTCGGTGCGATAATCCCCGCTAATCCGACTCTCGAGGTCTCTCGCTTGAGGAACGCGCGAGAGATTTCGTTTCCGAAGAGGGCGAAGAGGAGCCTTTCCGCGcagaaaaatttcatttctGCCGCCGCTTATCCCGTGGTACACGATTACAAAGCCCTATACTTGGACGCGCAATACGAGCGGagcaatttgttttattttgcgaCACGGCATCCGCATGAAAAACGAATGAGAACAACGGAGCCGGAGAGAGTCTCACGCGGGTCGCAATTATGTTGCCATTTAACAACGGCTCGgtgaaaaaatttcagataaaCAGCAATCGAGGCGGAGGAGAGTTGCCCCGTTGAATCACTATCGGCCGGTGATTCAGGTTTATTAGCGGGAACTTAATGACGCGACGaacggacgacgacgacgaacggacgacgacgacgacgacggtctCTCCGCCTTGACCTTACGCACGCTGTGTTTACGAGTCGCACCGCGTGTGTATGTGCACGCGTCGAGATTATCCGATTCATTCGTATTCCACGATCGGCGCTCAAGTGTAACGGAACCGCGCGCTTTTCCTGTTCGTCTATTAACGTTCCCTTATACGTCCCGAAGCGCTCGGGCGGCCGATCGCCTTCTCTAATTGCGCTCGGGCGACCGGAATACTTTTAGTAACATTCAACAGATATATGACCGGGAGTCAGTTTGTGTCGAGTTAAATTTTGCTCCCGTCGTAGAGGAAGCTCGATTCTCCTCCACTGTAATCGACTGTCAATTCCGTTTCTGTAAAGCgtgtcaaattatttatttttatatgcaaattataaactgttttcgaattatttaaatttcattgtGCAATTTAgtacagaaataatgaaacatttaatattttactgttaaaatgtaaaaatgtgtgTAGCTATCAATAAATCCTAGAAAAtcacacggaaagaattttctcttaaaaattaccctgaaaatcgtggtaattgtgggacaacgtctaacaaaatttactaaaactttgcccgattttattaaaatttagtaatttgttaaaagtatggtaaaattcttcaaggtttacgttgtctcacaattaccacgattttcagggtaatttttaagagaaaattctctccgtgcatATGAAACCCTTCGAGGTACAATGTCGTCCCACGACCACCGTGACTCCCAGGGCGAGTTTTGTGAGAGAATTCTCTCCGCGTGCAGTCGCAACGAAGAAGAGATATATTTCTCCGGCCGGTTATCGCGGCGGTCTCGCTGTCCTTCGGGCGACGGTCGATGTTTAGCACTACGGCCACTTCCGGCCGGAAGTGCATAAGACCGCGATAGCGGAAGCCGCGCGCGCTACCGCCGccggccgtcgtcgtcgtcggctgGGTACCCAATATCGATCGCGCTTCCACGGGGCGCGCGACGATGCGATTTTATCGCGCCTCACGGCGCTCTTACGCGAGCGTTTACGCGAACATTTCGCGTACACGGTTGTATACCCTACGCGCGCGTCACGGTCCAAGTGACGCGCGGAATCGCGTGCGGCATTCGCTGCTGCTCGGGTCGCGGAACAATGTCGGCGGCCTTCCCCGACGAATCTCGTCCTCGTTTGCACTCGACCGAATCGGAAATGAAAACGTGTATAACGGAGTTTCTTAATTCGAGTCAATTAAAAACGATAAGCTCACGTTATTATTGCCGCATCGACTTCAAACCGGAGTACGTTTGAACTGAGAATGTCGAGTGAGAAAATTTCTGATTGGGGAAACGGCGTCCGTTTCTCCGTAAAACTTCATATGATTTTATGCAGATTATTACGTCTGAAGAAATACACGCTCTCTCGAAATTATTAGTAGTAAAACAGCTAATAACGTCATTCGGATTATTCTATTGAAACGATAGTGgaaatcaaattaacaaattctctttctctttgtgcGCAGATCCAGACGAAGCGTGAGCTGTTCTTCAAGAACGACGGCACGGGAATAATCTCGTCGCCCTCGGTGCCGTCGGTGCCGCCGCCGCAGCCGCCGACGCAGGCGCCCGGGTCTCAGGTGAACAATTCGTCGTCGGTGACGAACTCGACAACCGCCGGCAGCCTGACGTCGCCGAACGCGGCGCCGGTGTACACGAGCGGCGCCCTGGCCGGATTGAACGCGAAGTCACGGCTCCCGCCGTCGACGACGATCCCGAACGACGCCTCGGAGGATAGTAACAGGCGCGAGTCGGCGCGGAACGCGATCTCCTCCAAGGAGGACAGCAACAAGGAGGCCAGTTTGCTGCATCATGCGCGACCAACGCCGCCCACCAAGCCCAAGGAGCTCGACGGCTACGTCGGCTTCGCGAATCTCCCCAACCAGGTGTACAGGAAGGCCGTGAAGAAGGGCTTCGAGTTCACGCTCATGGTCGTAGGTCGGTAGACAGGGCGCGGCTAGAAGAAAACAAGTTGTTTGCGCGATTAAATTATCTCAACACGAAttgtattaatgtaaattactCGTAATTCGTCGTTCGATCGTAACGGGCGGGGGCTGCCGCTCTGACGGATGAATCAACCGACATTTACGCTTGCGAAATATGCGAAATATGCGCAAACGTGTATgcggtattttttttcttgagcATCAGCAAACGAATCGATGAGACGCAATGTATGTATGATCGCGGTGGTCTATCATCGAGGTCGAATCTCCGGTTCGCGACGCGGGAAACGCGATATCCCTCGTTTCACGCGAGCCGGGCATTAAAATGCCCATTATGCGGCAGCGGAAGAACAACAGACGGCCGTCTGTCCGTCTCACGAGAGCCGGCCCGGAGGACAAAGGGATCCGTTTCTTCGGTAGTTGCAGCGGTGTATTCCCATTTCGTCGTGGAATATCGTCTCGCGATGCAACCTCCCATCTGCCGAGCACGTGCGAgtcccttctctttctctccctcgttCAGTTTCTCCTCGCTTGTTGTATCAAGGCTGTCGCCGTGCTCCAGCGGTTCTCACGCGCGGTTCCACGTCCGTGGAACACGCTCGATTCCGACCTTCGTTGATCGTCGaatcctctctttttctacgtcactatttatttatcgcgAATTACTCGAGACGGCCAATTTGCGGCAATAGCATGCAACGGGTAGCGGCTTCACCGATTGAAAATCATTATAAATCGTTAATTGCACATcctgcatttttttctctctgctGAGATTTGTCACCTGGCTTCGGTGTGCTTCACACAACGAGCGCATAATTAGAACCTTTAATGTGAAAATACATCGTATCTTTCTTCAGTTATCTATATTTCTTACGCTAAAGAAGtttccataaaaaataaaattatgttggCCTGGAAATGTATATGCAATGTATAATGgaagaaattttaagaattcagCCGGGAATTCGGGGAGGTGGTAACAAAGGTGCTGACTAAACTGGTCAGCGATCTTCTTGAACGAAGCGCGTGCACGCGGGTGTGAAAGAGTGTCATTGGGTCTGGAGAAATTTGAGAGCGTGGTCTGCTACGTGCGAGGGGAAGGGGCTATTATTAGCCCGCGTATAAGCGGAGCCGTTCCTCCGTAAATAGAACAATTCAAGAGCTTACCCTTGGCTGTATGAAGGCGTAGGCGCGGCACTTCGCCTGGTTCAAGGTTCGCGTATTAAGAGGTCACGGCACTCATTTCATCTCATTTCGTTTCGGTCACATCGTTACCGAATTTATTTGACCGCGGACCCATTTAACGCATCCTAGAAATGTCGACCGTAAATACTTGGACAGAGATGATTAATGATCGCTGTCACGACTAACagaatatttaatgattaGGAAGTTTTTTTAAGAATCATGGTTTTTGGCatgcattaatttaaaaacaatttatgaaataatattaaaattaaatatcttttgaaacatttctttaaaactgtagaatatacatttctctagttgtttaattaaataatttgcaaataaattaagtaattaaaaaatatattttactcgtATACTACATTCATACAATTTGTGttgaatttattaactttatttttctagGGCTTTaagattagaaaaataatggTTAAGTCctagaaaaataaagttatctCAAGATATATATCTGTCAAAGCATACTAAAgaatctgtaaaattttcataggAGAGTCTGGTCTCGGCAAATCTACCTTGATCAACTCCATGTTCCTGGCCGACATATACAGTGCCGAATATCCCGGACCCAGCCTCAGGATAAAAAAGACAGTTGCCGTGGAAACCAGCAAAGTACTGCTGAAGGAAAACGGTGTCAACCTCACCCTCACGATTGTCGATACCCCTGGTTTCGGTGATGCTGTGGACAACAGCAACTGGTAATAAATTCGTTGACAAAGTTTGCGATTAAATTCAACTAAATCGACAtccgttttttaatttttataatttatttaataacattcttTCCCTTTGTTTAGTTGGGTACCAGTAATCGACTATATCGAGTCGAAGTACGAGGAATTTCTCAATGCAGAATCTCGTGTGACGAGACGGCAGATCCCGGACAGTCGAGTGCATTGCTGTCTCTATTTCGTCGCACCCTCCGGTCATGGATTGAAGCCCCTTGATGTGGAGTTTATGCAGCGTCTCCATGACAAAGTTAACATCATACCTGTTATTGCCAAGGCGGATACCATGACGCCGGATGAGTGCGCGCACTTTAAGAAACAGGTATGATTTCTCTATAATGCACtgtaataaagaagaaaaaaagagcttGCTTTTTTGAAAAGTGCAggatataaaacaataaaaattgtaacaaatctttaagaaattttataaacctaTATAAGAGATtttctgaattattaatttaattcaccGTCTCGCTTTTTCCAGATTTTGAACGAGATTGCgcaacacaaaataaaaatctacgaATTTCCGGAGGTCGAAGAGGAAGAGGATAACAAATTCCATAAATTATTAAGGGATAGAGTGCCATTCGCAGTCGTGGGAGCGAATACAGTCGTCGAACACGACGGGAAGAAAGTGCGGGGAAGAAAATATCCATGGGGAGTTGCGGAAGGTATGTACGGATTTCTGAACTGAAATGattgaacaaaaatttattgctgGAAAAAATTATAGCAGATAAGTAAGATTTAGGAGTTACTTGCATcgcagaaatataaaaattactatattctTCCGCTGTATGCAAGTTGTTTATCGTTTTTATAATTCGTGTTTCCACCTTATTTCTGTGCGTAGTTGAGAATCTGGAACATTGCGACTTCATTGCACTCCGAAACATGGTAGTAAGGACACACGTGCAGGATTTAAAAGACGTAACGAACAACGTGCACTACGAGAATTTCAGATGTCGCACCTTGGCCGGTATAGGCGTAGACGGAAAACCGACAAAGGCCTCGAATAAGTAAGTATATACGTGCAATTTCTTGTCACACGTTTGACTATTGTACTAGAACAGTTTTGTCGACAAGTAGATGTGTTTTATCATATCGAAATAGACAAATCGAGCGTCatgatttaaaagaaaatttaaaaaaagttgaattatATCCGTCCTCTTAAGTCAATTGAATCGTCGCTGGGAGTGAAAAGATAAACATTGCAACCCCCAAAAACATGTATCTTCTAATATGACAGCCGTTTAGTTTTATACCGCATAATGCAGcccaatttattaattcaccTGTCCCCAGTAGcgcgatattaatattattaccgGACGCGATAAAGATGACGGGACGATTACTTTGTCTCTTTTAGCCGTTCCCGCTCACTCTTACGACGCTCGCTTTTTCTATTCGAAACACGAGCAAGGTTGTTTGTTTCGTTGAGTTTGATTTGAGCACGCAATGTGTGTCTCGGCGAAGCACTCGACTGTGTATGCGTGATGAGATGATCGTTTTATTTCAAGCTTCAGTACCACCAATAATACGACGCTTCTTGTGAGTCGATTGCGTGTACTGTTCGAAAATATGCTTGTACCACACCGTGTGTGTTTTTGTCTttccattctttttttttttatcgttctGAAGAGAATTCAGAAAAAGGTTGTGCATGCAAACTATCGAAATCCCCGGTTACTCTCGCGTTCGAATTATCTTAACGTGTATCTCGATCGCGAGCGGGATCTGTATCCGTAGACTAGACACGAGAAACGCTGCCGAAGGAGCGGGAGGGATAAACGGACCAACCAACCCTTCGACAGCGTGTCCCCCGTGCGAATTTTAATGGTGAATTTCTTATTGGTCAGTTTGTGCCCTCCAGGAGTGATGAACAGTTTCATGATGGTGTGGTAAGTCCTTTAATAAGGCTCAAAAGGATATATTATGGTTTTGTGTGCACAAGCCTTGTCGAGTTGCGAGAATTTCCCCGTGTTTTTTAAAACTGGGAGGATTCACTACGTAGAGTATcataagtttgaaaaaaaattagtgaaaAAGATATCGTAAATGTTCTAAATCCATTGaccgtaattttaattacttttcatatcgaaataattaaatagaaatattaatcatcttagtttataatttatgttgtaATCATGCACTTTTTCTCTCGACTCTGTATTTTTGCTGCCtttcataattataacattaaaacgTATACTCTTATCTAATTTATGTTTAGATCAATCAAGCATTTACGCTTAGTGAATCCTCCGAAGTAATATTTgatgcaaattattatatagaaagagCAGCTGGtacatttttagatttttttctacattaaatatagttttagaTTTGCTTGGcgcttttatatttatatgcgtTTACTTTTGCATTAGTACTTAGCACAATATGTAGTTCCCTTTTGTAAAGAGGAGGCATATCTAGTTACTTTTACAATATCCTTTATAACACCTGTAAATATATTGcgactttaaaaattttgctgtaacaattttttatgtgagaGCCCTGATTTTCATCGCGcatgaaaaagaatttataatattgtgaaAGTGAGGATtgataatacataaaatatacttgcGCATCATATTTATAAACGCCGAACTCGATTTAAATCATCTATTTTCATGTACATAACGGTACGCACAAATTCTGCAACCAATGTCCGGAATGTAATCGGATCGTGGATTTGGAGCAATGTTTTAATTGCCACGATCCAGTAATGTGAGTAATGAACCAATTATCATCTGTAATTCGTGTAACATCGATTTGATGCAAATCCGGGCTCCAGCGTTTAGCCTTTAACTGATTGCGGTCTCAAACCAAGCTTACCATCAAGGAATTATCTGTTCTGTCGTAATATTATCAGGAAGTGTTTagcttttttgttattttttgtagttATCTCGCGCGACGTAAACagcacatttatagaaaatatgttGGTCTTTATATTTCTCGAAATATTTGTAGTCTTATACCAGACGTATAACTTTTCCACATAATTACCGAGTTAACATAATTTACCGTTAACTCTTTGCAGAATTATGTATTCACTATCTATAATAATTCGTCAacttatgttaattatattaataattgttttaatattaatatcgcaATCGTAACTAATTGtagttaatcaaaatttatatagtcTTTGTTGAAGGACcgaaagtttatatatatttttagactttaaaatataaaattccaaATTTGTTTCTGCAAAGAGCTAACGAGATTAAATACGCTCATTAATGATTAGCTGCGTGCCGAAGGCGCCTAAATGTCACGCGCGTTAATCAATATCTGTATTTCGTCAGTACGGTGTTTTGTCagtttatatgttttaatttaaatctgcTTGAATTTTTCTAGGAACCCATTGGCGCAACTGGAAGAGGAGAAGCGTGAACACGATAACAAGATGAAGAAGATGGAGTCTGAAATGGAGCAAGTTTTCGAGATGAAAGTTCGCGAGAAGAGGCAGAAGTTGAAAGATTCCGAAGCGGATGTAAGTGAAGCGTGTCACTTGTTACCTTTTTACTTGGAATTATAAGTTGAAATTGGTGAAAATTCGCTCGAATTATATCACTGGTTATTATTCAATGagtttagtatttaaaaagacAGTTTATTATTCGTTCAAGATCCGTTTTTGCTTCAACACAAAATTAATTCCGCCGCGAATTGTTATCTTACGTACCTCGTGGTGTCTTTATGCAAAATTGTTCGGCGAAACATAATTATTCGAATAATACTAACGTCAAGATGCGGGAAATTCGGAAACAGTTGCAGAGAAGGCACGAACAAATGCGACGCTCGTTGGAACAGCAAGTGCGCGAGTTGGAGGACAAGAGGCGAGCGTTTGAGGCGGAGAAGACTGCCTGGGAGCAGCAGACCGGTCACAGTATTGAAGAATTACGTAGACGCAGCTTAGAGGCGAATTCGAAAGAGTAAGTAGCCTGTATCGAGACGAAAATGAGAGGAAGAGATGtgtttttttgcattttgcaTTCTCACACATTTATTTCTCCGTTGTGTCTCGAGAAAGATATATATCGTTTTTCGCacgatttttttgtttagaaacgtttttatattcagctttattctgttttattttattttttatttaatcgctgacacaaaatattatgaacGATCAATGAGGCAGTTGCTATATCGCTTGATGCTTAGCCGCTGGTGATTTAGTAATGGTTCTCCGAGTTGTTTAGACATCCGGTTTGACTGACGCAAAAAGTACTTCGTGATGCAATTAGAGTCTGACGCAGCTTGATAGCTTTCTGTACACTATGTTCTGCCACCGTATCTTCTTCCGGCTGCAGAGatcgtttataaaaaaaaaagagttgaGTCTGCCACGGCCACGTCATTACGGGATCTCATTACGGAAGCTATTTAATTTAGCTTTGGATTACATTACATAAAGTTCGATGAAATGAGATTGTAAAACGTAAATCAGTAGTGCCACTTTACTGTGCAAGTTAACTTAAAATAGCTTAAAAATTTgagattttgtttttttcaagtaaaagaaattatatttgccaAGAAATTTTTGGAGAGAAATTGATACAGTGAAAGAAAGATACGATAGTGAGTACATGTTGTGCAATATAAATTTCGCTCTCGCTGTAGCATTTCGTAGCATCGCTAATACGTGTTTAGATTTTGATGTGCAATTTAATAGTTGTCGCACCGCAGTACATTCCACTCACGCTTGACGACCCTTTACTACATATCCCGATCACTTTCACGAAGCTTGcaccaataataataacggaataataatgattgatCCGACTCTGAGATTATCATCGTCgaacgaattttattttacaatttatattcacGCGACATTGTccgcacatatatatattacgacTTCGCATAATGTCGTGCATTTAGCGCTGAATGTGACTGTCGAATTTTAACTTAtggtaaaatattagattattataaaatatacgcaATACTAGATGTCAAATGATTTTTCTAGTTCAAATTCAAGCGAGATAAGTTGCCGAGGGATGTCGAAAGACGCCATTGAATTAAGATTTGACGAACACATTCAGCAGCTAAATCGCTGCCGACGTTGCTGCAGAACGTTTCTGCGGAAAGAAACTAATCGTGCAACGAACGTCGGCAGCGTTCTCCAGGGCACCGTTCATTCAGTGCCCGGTTAATTTGATCAAGCGCGGGTACACGTAGGCTTAAGTTCGCgcgcgtatttttttttccattacaTCCGAGCTTGCTGCACCGGATGTAATGCGctcgctaaaaaaaaaaatgttcggTTTCTTTGTCTCTCTTGTGTGTATACCATATCGGGGTATCCTCCTGATCTAGGACGGGATCGATGTCCTCCGAGGGATCTGGAGGCGGCGGGGGTACGTTGAGGGGGTCCCGAGGAATAAGCAGCCTCCTTCGCCGTCACACCAGTTTCAAATCACCTCAAGACAGCCCCGCACAGATACAGCTTGTCATACAGCATCCTGAGCACCCTTAATAGAGACCGCCTCCCAGACCGCTCTCGCTCGCTTGCGAGACTCGTCCCGAGATCGCCGCGCAACCTCCACCTCGCGCTCGGCCCCTATCAGCCCTTATCCAGTCGAGATTGCCCTCTCTTCTGAGCGGCGACGGGATCGCACGGAAATTCCCCTGGCTCGGCAGGAGTGAgaatcaaaataattcaaattaatcaGGTGACTcgaatcaaaaatattgtagaatCGAAAGGAGAGCCTGTTATCTTTGAAAACGCCGTGCATCGATCGCTCGAATAAGGGTTGAGAGGAGTCTTATCATACTCGAGAAGAGTAAGTGCTGCCTATCCGGACGATTCGTCAACGTTACTTCAACGATAAATTTCATAGCGCCTGATAAAGGCAGAGAAGTCAGAAGTCTCTTTCGTTTGAATCACTTTTCGAGTATTacatttgatatcaatttattcttgtctctctctctctctcttttcaagATAAGCAGAAATACTAAATTATCTCAGCTACtagatatatcaattttttttaattttttgggtTTAATCAACGTagcggtttttttttacgtagaCATTTTCTTAGTCGATTTTGAAGTTTTGCGTTGTATTGCGTCTGAACGTACTTTGACCACTGTCGTTATCGCGATAAGCTGCACTTACTCGGcccgcgtgtgcgtgcgccCGTTAATCCGTTCGATACATACCGTAATCCGAAGCGACTGTACATTTCCAGCGTCCCACAGGCCTGTAGAGGCAACGGGACACGAGACGAGTGCGATTCAATAAatctctcctttctctccgCTCGCCGTCGTTCGTTTTGTCCGCGCGTTAATTAATCATTACGTCTCCCTCGTCGGGAAACATTGCGCACACAACTCCGacgtttacatttattaaagcCGAGAAAAGTGAGATCGGAGTGTCCTGGAAAGCATGGAAATCTCGCGGCAGACGCGGAGTTGCATTCTTGGATGAAGTAGACGGCAGTTTTGtgcgaatatttaattagcgAGTAACTCTGCGAAGTCTCGAGTCAAGCGGTTGTTTAGCACTTTAACCGAATTAAAGCTCCTAAAGTACATTTCGGGAaactaaaatttcaattattactCCGCTCTGCTTGGCGAAAGTTTAAGTCGATATGTGATCAGAAATCTACCTGACGCTATCtgattagaaataaattgattttaaagaGTGGAAATTGTATCGCGTCAAATCGAGAGGAGTTTGTCGCCGAGGACGTTCAAATCAAGAAAGTTTCGGTCTGGAAAGTTAAGAAAGTTTCCGTCGCTGAGAGAATTCTGTCTCGAATTTCTTACCCGCGACAGATGAGACGACAGCGTCCCGAGCTGGGTTTCCTCGTTTTCTCGGATACGTCACGCGTCACACGTCTAAAACTCCTCGAGTTAGGTCGCAATCTCGCGTTACATCGTGTACAGGTCTTGATTCGTTTACACGGCTGTTTTATTTTGCGCGTCACAGTTTCTCGCGCACGCAGACGCGGAGCTCTCGGGCTTGCGTTTCCCGGTAAAGCACACGGTCTGGGTGATACGCAGCGCACACGACTTTattaagtatacatatatatatatatatatataaatatatatatatatattagcgATATGTACATTTAGCAACGTATTTTTGGCACTTCAACTTTGATAAACTTCGAGATTGTATGTAAGGAGACGCAAAATTGTGCGTCGCTCATCCTCGAGCAGGAGCGTCGTTTCTCTTTTGTACTTCCACGCCCGACACTTTTTACATACGCACACGTGCACCCTCTAACCCTTTACCGCATCGCGTGCCATAGTCAACCCTCCATCTCTCTCCGCATCGCACATCCCTGATCACCAGTTCGTTTTCGATCGTACTTTTCGGATAGCCGTTATATATCTGGcaaagtgaatttttatcactaTAAAACAAAAAGGGTCCCGATCTCGAGAGACACGCGGTAAAGGGTTGACACATACGGCCGTTCACGCTCGCGCGGTATGCGAGATCTCAAGTCGATTGTAAACTCTAAGCAAGCTGTCGGTCTCATCCGTTCGATTTCACGCATCTGTTTTCCTGTTTGTCGCCCGCGAAATAACGACTGCTCGAAAGTACACGCTCTCGAAAAAAACGTAGACCGCTCTCGCACACGTACGTTTCGTTTTTCGACGAGACTCCCTCCGAATCGCGGAGGATCGATCCCAAAGAGAGGAAGCGGAGACAGCTTGGTAGAGGATGTAACCGcctattactaataataatcgCTCGCAAATTAAACATTGTTAATTTCGTAATCGATAGtcctttttttatctctcGCAAATAAATGCAATGCTTACCTAAAACAGTTACTAACCGTTTTTTCGAGTTTTTCTCGTTGCGATTATTTAGCTTACGTTCGCGACGAGGGAAAATTGCGGCTGCGATTCTGCGCGGTAGAAATTCAAAGGAGgaaattaaatgcataaagTGTATTCCTCGGAATGCGAAAGTCTGCGGAAGGTGAATGCAATTTTCCTTCATCGCCTCTCCTATTAAATGCCATAGTCTGCCATGTGTGCATAATGTTTTTACTGTTCCATTTACACGTATCGTCATTTTAAATCCAACtttctacataattaattttccaacACAATGTTTTGCACAcgtgtagaaaattttttttcaaagcgaAACATCCTTCGAGATTTACTTTCACGTTTCTTTCGCTTTATGTTTTCTCTTCGACGATCTTTTGTTAAAATGACGATATGTTAACGTGCTCTCGGTGTGCATATGTATCTGCAGTTTTACCATAAAATGTTAGAGAATGCAAATATCATAAGAGGCACAAACAACGTATCTTTGTACTCGCGGAAAAGACGAACGTGGTATCCGCTACCGGAGAGTTAGACGAAAGTCGTATAAGCGACGAAGTACGAAGCGGAAATGCGGAACTTGATTTCTgaaaacacatacacacacacacacacgtgagAGAGATCAGCATGTTGCTACCTGATCGCGAGCAGAGGATGGGTTTTCGAAGCATGGATTTTCGCATGAATAG
Proteins encoded in this window:
- the LOC105828853 gene encoding septin-7 isoform X1, yielding MSTTENQQQNGTAGGAQSNGIKTLSSSSSSSSSAASSTTSGVSPSSAGRVGLPNNSNSSFLYSSSTMLSREKTRQVPPPTLPKYTSSFNAGSNGGGTAERLTRDREAGGSYRLASLDRLALRQRILDGEKANGEPISIQTKRELFFKNDGTGIISSPSVPSVPPPQPPTQAPGSQVNNSSSVTNSTTAGSLTSPNAAPVYTSGALAGLNAKSRLPPSTTIPNDASEDSNRRESARNAISSKEDSNKEASLLHHARPTPPTKPKELDGYVGFANLPNQVYRKAVKKGFEFTLMVVGESGLGKSTLINSMFLADIYSAEYPGPSLRIKKTVAVETSKVLLKENGVNLTLTIVDTPGFGDAVDNSNCWVPVIDYIESKYEEFLNAESRVTRRQIPDSRVHCCLYFVAPSGHGLKPLDVEFMQRLHDKVNIIPVIAKADTMTPDECAHFKKQILNEIAQHKIKIYEFPEVEEEEDNKFHKLLRDRVPFAVVGANTVVEHDGKKVRGRKYPWGVAEVENLEHCDFIALRNMVVRTHVQDLKDVTNNVHYENFRCRTLAGIGVDGKPTKASNNLCPPGVMNSFMMVWNPLAQLEEEKREHDNKMKKMESEMEQVFEMKVREKRQKLKDSEADLQRRHEQMRRSLEQQVRELEDKRRAFEAEKTAWEQQTGHSIEELRRRSLEANSKETGSMSSEGSGGGGGTLRGSRGISSLLRRHTSFKSPQDSPAQIQLVIQHPEHP
- the LOC105828853 gene encoding septin-7 isoform X5 yields the protein MLDDRTPGDSDDDDDNCDDVTGVTVTSATTTAIQTKRELFFKNDGTGIISSPSVPSVPPPQPPTQAPGSQVNNSSSVTNSTTAGSLTSPNAAPVYTSGALAGLNAKSRLPPSTTIPNDASEDSNRRESARNAISSKEDSNKEASLLHHARPTPPTKPKELDGYVGFANLPNQVYRKAVKKGFEFTLMVVGESGLGKSTLINSMFLADIYSAEYPGPSLRIKKTVAVETSKVLLKENGVNLTLTIVDTPGFGDAVDNSNCWVPVIDYIESKYEEFLNAESRVTRRQIPDSRVHCCLYFVAPSGHGLKPLDVEFMQRLHDKVNIIPVIAKADTMTPDECAHFKKQILNEIAQHKIKIYEFPEVEEEEDNKFHKLLRDRVPFAVVGANTVVEHDGKKVRGRKYPWGVAEVENLEHCDFIALRNMVVRTHVQDLKDVTNNVHYENFRCRTLAGIGVDGKPTKASNNLCPPGVMNSFMMVWNPLAQLEEEKREHDNKMKKMESEMEQVFEMKVREKRQKLKDSEADLQRRHEQMRRSLEQQVRELEDKRRAFEAEKTAWEQQTGHSIEELRRRSLEANSKETGSMSSEGSGGGGGTLRGSRGISSLLRRHTSFKSPQDSPAQIQLVIQHPEHP
- the LOC105828853 gene encoding septin-7 isoform X7, which translates into the protein MEASMSALQDAPIQTKRELFFKNDGTGIISSPSVPSVPPPQPPTQAPGSQVNNSSSVTNSTTAGSLTSPNAAPVYTSGALAGLNAKSRLPPSTTIPNDASEDSNRRESARNAISSKEDSNKEASLLHHARPTPPTKPKELDGYVGFANLPNQVYRKAVKKGFEFTLMVVGESGLGKSTLINSMFLADIYSAEYPGPSLRIKKTVAVETSKVLLKENGVNLTLTIVDTPGFGDAVDNSNCWVPVIDYIESKYEEFLNAESRVTRRQIPDSRVHCCLYFVAPSGHGLKPLDVEFMQRLHDKVNIIPVIAKADTMTPDECAHFKKQILNEIAQHKIKIYEFPEVEEEEDNKFHKLLRDRVPFAVVGANTVVEHDGKKVRGRKYPWGVAEVENLEHCDFIALRNMVVRTHVQDLKDVTNNVHYENFRCRTLAGIGVDGKPTKASNNLCPPGVMNSFMMVWNPLAQLEEEKREHDNKMKKMESEMEQVFEMKVREKRQKLKDSEADLQRRHEQMRRSLEQQVRELEDKRRAFEAEKTAWEQQTGHSIEELRRRSLEANSKETGSMSSEGSGGGGGTLRGSRGISSLLRRHTSFKSPQDSPAQIQLVIQHPEHP